A single window of Methanoregula sp. DNA harbors:
- a CDS encoding Coenzyme F420 hydrogenase/dehydrogenase, beta subunit C-terminal domain gives MAKKGDMLYAWTNDAEIKKKAELGGAVTGLWKHALESKMVDAVLAVKKGVDLYDAQMVLITNPADLKNTAGSLHCGTLLLSKVVKKYLDGAKGKKLGITVKGCDVMGLIELAKRKQVNLDNILMIGVNCGGSVSPVSARKMIAEKYGVDPDKVHKEEIDKGQFIIEYEGGHKGISIDELEEQGFGRRSNCRRCKMKVPRQADLACGNWGVIGDKAGKATFVEVCSDKGANLVNGAVKAGVLATEVPNPKGLEMRGKVEGAMLKLGDKWRKKDFTALGANMWETINKETSRCIKCYSCIENCPVCFTAADELKKGSLMVRPGEVPPNSMFHLRRFAHISDSCINCGQCEELCPMDIPLALFSHAIRVEGDATFEPKLGKAAYTN, from the coding sequence ATGGCAAAGAAAGGCGACATGCTCTACGCGTGGACCAATGACGCAGAGATCAAGAAGAAGGCTGAGCTTGGCGGTGCAGTTACCGGGCTCTGGAAACACGCACTTGAATCCAAGATGGTCGATGCCGTATTAGCTGTAAAGAAAGGCGTAGATCTCTATGATGCACAAATGGTTCTCATCACGAACCCTGCAGACCTGAAAAACACGGCCGGGTCGCTCCACTGCGGGACGCTGCTTCTCTCCAAGGTCGTGAAAAAATATCTTGATGGTGCAAAGGGCAAGAAACTCGGTATTACTGTCAAGGGCTGCGATGTTATGGGGCTGATTGAACTTGCGAAACGCAAACAGGTTAACCTTGATAACATCCTCATGATTGGCGTGAACTGCGGCGGTTCGGTCAGCCCGGTCTCCGCCCGGAAGATGATCGCTGAAAAATACGGCGTCGACCCGGACAAGGTGCACAAGGAAGAGATCGACAAGGGCCAGTTCATCATCGAGTACGAGGGAGGGCACAAGGGCATCTCCATTGACGAGCTTGAGGAACAAGGCTTCGGCCGCAGGTCCAACTGCCGCCGGTGCAAGATGAAAGTCCCCCGCCAGGCGGACCTTGCCTGTGGGAACTGGGGTGTCATCGGTGACAAGGCAGGCAAGGCAACCTTTGTCGAGGTCTGCAGCGACAAGGGTGCAAACCTTGTCAACGGGGCAGTGAAAGCAGGCGTCCTCGCAACCGAGGTACCGAACCCGAAGGGGCTCGAGATGCGCGGAAAGGTCGAGGGCGCGATGCTCAAGCTGGGAGACAAATGGAGGAAGAAGGATTTCACAGCACTCGGGGCAAACATGTGGGAGACGATCAACAAAGAGACATCACGGTGCATCAAGTGCTATTCATGTATCGAGAACTGCCCGGTGTGCTTCACTGCAGCCGATGAGCTGAAAAAGGGCTCCCTTATGGTCAGGCCCGGGGAAGTCCCGCCGAACTCGATGTTCCATTTAAGGAGGTTCGCTCACATATCAGACAGCTGCATCAACTGTGGTCAGTGCGAGGAACTCTGTCCGATGGACATTCCGCTCGCGCTCTTCTCACATGCGATCCGTGTCGAAGGTGATGCGACCTTTGAACCGAAGCTGGGTAAGGCAGCATATACCAATTAA